A genomic stretch from Elusimicrobiota bacterium includes:
- a CDS encoding bifunctional nuclease family protein produces the protein MIQEARIYSLANVGGQAVLVLEEVNGPRLLPVWIGLYEGGSIGMALAGQKFPRPLTHDLMLESIKRLGAKLEKIVITGLKDSTFYADVYVKRDAQEIVLDARPSDSIALAVRENAPIFVDETVFAACPELLKPITGGEVEDFKKKLETMTPEDFFRDLKKKEGGEGAPGTEK, from the coding sequence ATGATTCAGGAAGCCCGAATCTATTCTTTAGCCAATGTGGGTGGTCAGGCGGTCTTGGTTTTGGAAGAAGTCAACGGGCCCCGTTTATTGCCTGTGTGGATCGGTTTGTATGAGGGCGGTTCGATCGGGATGGCCCTGGCCGGTCAAAAATTCCCACGGCCGCTGACTCACGATTTAATGTTGGAGTCGATAAAACGGTTGGGAGCTAAATTGGAGAAGATCGTCATCACGGGGTTGAAGGACAGTACCTTCTATGCCGATGTCTACGTGAAGCGGGACGCCCAAGAAATAGTGCTCGACGCTCGCCCTTCGGATTCCATCGCGTTGGCGGTGCGAGAAAACGCGCCCATTTTCGTTGACGAGACCGTTTTTGCCGCCTGCCCTGAACTGCTGAAGCCGATCACGGGGGGCGAGGTCGAAGATTTTAAAAAGAAGTTGGAAACCATGACCCCGGAAGATTTTTTTCGTGATTTAAAGAAAAAAGAAGGTGGCGAGGGCGCGCCAGGAACGGAGAAATAA